The Pseudomonadota bacterium DNA window AAAACCCCTGCGCAGGAAGCGGCGCACCTTCCAGCGCAGGGATTCAGCATCCATTATCTTACATTCTTCGACCGGCTTTTCTTCCAACTGCCGCGCATAGTTATGCCTTCATCCAGTAGCTTTCCAACCACACTTATTGGTAAGGAACCCAGACTGCCAACACCTTAGAGGGGGATACCCCACCCCTCTTAGATACGCTACTCTTATCGGTATGAGATCAAACCTCAAGAAACGCCGCGCGATTCGCAAGAAAAGGATGGTTGCCAGCCTCTCTTATGGGTTTGACACCTCTGAATTTGATCGCTCATTTTGGGCGTCTGTTTCAAGTGAACAACGCTTAGAAGCCGGTTGGGAACTAGCTGTTCAAGCGCATCTACATCGGGGGGGGGCAAGGAGAGTGAACTCAGACTTCAAAGATCTGTTGCGGTGCTTAAATATCGCCCGAGTTAAGTATCTTTTAGTCGGCGGCTACGCTGTCATGCATTACAGTGAGCCACGATATACAAAAGACCTCGATATATAGGTCGATCCAAGCGTAAGAAATTCTCACGCTCTTTATCGTGGCCTTGATGCTTTTGGAGCTCCTCTTGCAAACATTGACCAAGATACCTTTAAGGATCCAGGAGTTATGTATATTTGTGGGCTTCCACCTAGTCGCATTGATATACTTACGCGAATTAAGGGCGTTGATTTTGAAACAGCTTGGAAAAAGCGAGAGAGGTCTACATTTGCTGGCGTAGAGACGCAGTTCCTAAGTCTTGAGCTGTTGATTGACGCCAAAAGATCAGCTGGTCGAGAGCAAGATAAATTGGATCTAAAAAAACTAAGAGCGTTAACCACGAAACAGAGCTCAAAAAACTCTAAGACCGCCCCGACTCGAAAGGTGGTGCATAAAAGGACTCGGAAAACCAAAGGAACTAACAAGTAAGTTGGTTGAAATTTTGCTACCGAGTGACTTCCTATTAGTCCGTGGTTGCTTTTTAGGCGCAAGCTGCTCTGCGCGTATCCCAGGCGAGCTTTTTTATAGTCGGACTAGAGACCGGCGATACCAGTGCTCACGCCTAGCCATGTATTAATGGATCGCACCGAGGGATCCAGGGGATCGCCCCCTGGTCGTTGTTCCAATCTTGGCAACGCCAAGTTGGAATAGAGGAGAAACTGCGCCAGCAGGGATTCGAACCCCGGACCAAGAGATTAAGAGTCTCCTGCTCTACCAGCTGAGCTACTAGCGCATACGGAATCAACGAGGGGTAGGTTATTATAAGTGTTGGATCAGATCAAGAGCTTGGTATTCTGCGCCGGCTTCTGCTACCTTTCATGCATTATATGCAATCCAAAGAGATCCTTAAGTTTTTTTTAGAAATGGGGCAGCTTTCGCGTGTCAAGCGTGAGGGCTGGCGTTTACTGGGCATTGAGGACCCGGAGAGTATAGCGGATCACTCCCTACGCGCCGCACAGATCGGCTGGGTTCTAGCCAAGCTTGAGGGGTATAGTAACCCCAACGAGGTGGCCGCCATGCTGATCTTTCACGATATCGGCGAGTGCCGGGTTGGCGATATTCATAAACTAGCGAATCGCTATATAACGGTCGATGAGGCGCGCGCCGTCACGGAGCAGGTCTCGCGCCTTGACGCTGCTGGGGACGAGATCCTAGCACTCTGGAATCAGGTAGAGGAACACACCACCACAGCCGGCATTATAGCAAAGGATGCCGATCTGGTTGAACTTGCTGTACGTGCTCATGAGTACATGGAGCGCGGCTTTAAGGACGCCTCTGAGTGGTATGAGGTCGCTCGTCAACGGGTGCAAACAAACTCGGCCAAGCAGTTACTCGATCAGCTGCCTAATGTACCTAGCACAAGCTGGTGGCACGGTCTAAAGAAGCTAGACTGATGAAGGAGTCAACGCCTGAGCCGGAGGTAGTGCGTGGCACGATTGAGCGCGTCACCTTTCGTAACGCCAATAACGGCTACTCCGTATTGCAGGTTGTGCCTGAGGACTCACGCGATAGGATTACCGTCGTCGGCATGGCCCCACACGTAAACGCCGGCTCGTACGTGATGATGACGGGCTCCTATATCACCCATCCGAAGTTCGGTAAGCAATTCACCCTGCAAACCATGACCGAGACCCCACCTTCAACATCGGAAGGAATTGAGCGCTATCTTGCTAGTGGGCTTATCGCAGGGGTTGGAAAGAGAACCGCTGCCAGGATCGTCAAGGAATTTGGCCTCTCCTCGTTACAGGTTATCCAGAACGAGCCTGAGAAGATCGCAAGCCTTGCTGGGGTTGGAAAAAAGAGGGCCGAGATCCTGAATACTGCGCTGCTACAACGGGGCGAGTTCGAACAGATCCTGCGGTTTCTGGTTGAGCATCAGATCTCCACTAACCTTTCGGCCAAGATCTATGAGCGCTTTAAGGGCCAGACGGTTGATATTATCAAGCGAGATCCGTACGTCCTGGCGCGTGAGATTCGCGGTATCGGATTTCATACGGCCGATACCATTGCGCTTAATCTTGGGGTGCTTCCAGACTCTCCACAACGCCTCAAGGCGGGGCTTTATTGTGCGCTCATTGCCGCTGCCGATGATGGTCACTGTTATCTCTCACGGCAGGTACTACTTGACCGTGCTCATATGCTACTGGGGCTGGCGGAGCCGCTAGATCTTGGGGAACCCCTTGAGCAGCTACTAGTTGAAGGGCTCCTTATTATCTTCGAAAATGGGATCTTCCTTAAACACTACGACCAGGCGGAGGATGCCGTTGGGCGCTTTATCGCGGAACGCACAACACCTCGCGAAAAGCACGCTATACCGAACAGCACCATCAATGAGTCAATAGTTGAAGCTGAGCGAACACTGGGCGTTGAGCTCTCCCCTGAACAGCGCCTCGCTGTAGAGTCGGCCGCACTACTCCCCTTACTGATTATTACAGGGGGTCCAGGTTGCGGAAAAACTACCGTTATTAA harbors:
- a CDS encoding HD domain-containing protein → MQSKEILKFFLEMGQLSRVKREGWRLLGIEDPESIADHSLRAAQIGWVLAKLEGYSNPNEVAAMLIFHDIGECRVGDIHKLANRYITVDEARAVTEQVSRLDAAGDEILALWNQVEEHTTTAGIIAKDADLVELAVRAHEYMERGFKDASEWYEVARQRVQTNSAKQLLDQLPNVPSTSWWHGLKKLD